In Salmo trutta chromosome 37, fSalTru1.1, whole genome shotgun sequence, the following proteins share a genomic window:
- the LOC115176537 gene encoding aryl hydrocarbon receptor nuclear translocator isoform X3, giving the protein MTLWVWEPVGPRQAAVLLCQKGPIRGELRQTSMMMMMMMMEASSSDLLLSLTRCDDDGGGGDKERFARENHSEIERRRRNKMTAYITELSDMVPTCSALARKPDKLTILRMAVSHMKSLRGSGNTAADGTYKPSFLTDQELKHLILEAADGFLFVVSCESGRVVYVSDSLTPVLNQSQSDWLGSSLYDQLHPDDGDKLREQLSTAENNNTGRMLDLKTGTVKKEGQQSSVRMCMGARRSFICRMRCGSCPVEPMSMNRLNFLRSRNRNGLGPPKDGEPQYVVVHCTGYIKSWPPTGVNLTDEEADNIQGSRYCLVAIGRLQVTSCPSNTDINSISIPVEFISRHNCQGLFTFVDHRCMATVGYQPQELLGKNVLELAHPEDQGLLRDSFQQVVKLKGQVLSVMFRFLSKTRDWLWIRTSSFTFQNPFSEEIEYIICTNANVKTSTQDTLTPLSSSGVSLPPSLGESSPNFPPVSPSPGQVAARQLQQQQAELGGGGRDGLYEAGQVTLPQMPVQAVTAAGTDHSKTMDKAEMHPSMYPNPDQAKFLPSTSAPGVPIYPQDNNYTTANRSNDTYSRSVGMAPQMVQPSHSAGQMLAQMSRQNGAPPSNSSPLQGGAAVGWPGPAAGARPPFNNQQVVPQAGKALSPQFAMGSFVGGSSSSFGLMPTTAAPTPITGANYPNINPRASLNTNGYDGLGSGQQFPSRAAEAVWPQWQGQQQAQNRAEQHPHAQNNQPDIFPDVLAMLDQPANFNNDDFEIPIYPSFNE; this is encoded by the exons ATGACTCTCTGGGTTTGGGAGCCGGTGGGGCCCAGGCAAGCAGCAGTGCTGTTGTGCCAAAAGGGTCCAATAAGAGGCGAGCTGC GCCAGActtcgatgatgatgatgatgatgatgatggaagcAAGCTCTTCAG ATCTTCTTCTGTCTTTGACCAGGTGTGATGAcgacggaggaggaggagacaaagAGCGATTTGCCAG GGAGAACCACAGTGAGATTGAGCGGCGGCGGAGGAACAAGATGACTGCTTACATCACAGAGCTGTCGGACATGGTTCCCACCTGCAGCGCGTTGGCACGGAAACCAGATAAGCTGACCATCCTGCGCATGGCCGTGTCCCACATGAAGTCTCTGAGAGGGAGCGGCAACACTGCAGCAGACGGGACATACAAACCATCCTTCCTCACCGACCAG GAGCTGAAGCACCTGATCCTGGAAGCTGCTGATGGCTTCCTGTTTGTGGTGTCGTGTGAGAGTGGGCGGGTCGTCTACGTGTCAGACTCCCTGACCCCTGTTCTTAACCAATCACAGTCCGACTGGCTAGGCTCTTCACTCTACGACCAGCTCCACCCGGACGACGGAGACAAACTACGAGAGCAGCTCTCTACTGCAGAGAATAACAATACAG GGAGGATGTTAGACCTGAAGACAGGAACAGTTAAGAAGGAGGGACAGCAGTCCTCTGTCAGGATGTGTATGGGAGCCAGACGATCCTTCATATGTaggatgag atgtGGTTCGTGTCCAGTGGAGCCCATGTCTATGAACAGATTGAATTTCCTGCGGAGCAGGAACAG GAATGGTCTGGGCCCACCCAAGGATGGGGAGCCTCAGTATGTGGTGGTCCACTGCACTGGATACATCAAGTCCTGGCCCCCCacag GGGTGAATCTAACAGATGAAGAAGCAGACAATATTCAGGGGAGTCGCTACTGTCTAGTCGCCATCGGTAGACTTCAG GTGACCTCTTGCCCGAGCAACACAGACATAAACAGCATCAGCATTCCGGTGGAGTTCATCTCTCGTCACAACTGCCAGGGCCTCTTTACCTTCGTAGACCACCGCTGCATGGCCACAGTGGGCTACCAGCCTCAG gAACTGCTGGGTAAGAACGTCTTGGAGCTGGCCCACCCTGAGGACCAGGGTCTGCTGAGAGACAGCTTCCAGCAGGTGGTCAAGCTGAAGGGTCAGGTGCTGTCCGTCATGTTCCGCTTCCTGTCCAAGACCAGAGACTGGCTCTGGATCAGGACCAGCTCCTTCACCTTCCAGAACCCCTTCTCTGAGGAGATAGAGTACATCATCTGTACCAACGCCAACGTCAA AACCTCGACTCAGGACACCCTCACCCCCCTCTCGTCCTCGGGGGTGTCTTTGCCCCCCTCGCTGGGGGAGAGCAGTCCTAACTTCCCACCTGTGTCCCCCAGCCCAGGGCAGGTGGCTGCCAG GCAGTTGCAGCAGCAGCAAGCAGAgttggggggaggagggagagatggtctgtacGAGGCAGGACAGGTTACACTTCCACAG ATGCCTGTCCAGGCCGTGACCGCAGCTGGAACTGACCACAGTAAGACCATGGACAAGGCAGAGATGCACCCCTCCATGTACCCCAACCCAGACCAGGCCAAGTTCCTGCCCTCCACCTCTGCCCCCGGAGTACCCATCTACCCTCAGGACAACAACTACACCACTGCCAACCGCTCCAACGACACATACAGCAG GTCAGTAGGGATGGCCCCTCAGATGGTGCAGCCATCCCACTCCGCAGGCCAGATGCTGGCTCAGATGTCCCGTCAGAACGGGGCACCCCCCTCCAACAGCAGCCCCCTACAGGGAGGGGCAGCGGTGGGCTGGCCGGGGCCAGCAGCGGGGGCTAGACCCCCCTTCAACAACCAG CAGGTGGTGCCCCAGGCAGGGAAGGCCCTGTCTCCCCAGTTTGCCATGGGGAGTTTTGTGGGGGGCTCTTCCTCCTCATTTGGGTTGATGCCCACCACTGCCGCTCCGACCCCCATCACGGGGGCTAACTACCCAAATATCAACCCCCGCGCCAGCCTCAATACCAACGGATATG ATGGCTTGGGGTCGGGGCAGCAGTTCCCCTCCAGGGCAGCGGAGGCAGTGTGGCCCCAGTGGCAGGGCCAGCAGCaagctcagaacagggcagagcaGCACCCCCACGCACAGAACAACCAGCCTGACATCTTCCCT gaTGTTCTCGCCATGCTGGACCAGCCGGCCAACTTCAACAACGATGACTTTGAGATTCCCATCTACCCCTCTTTCAACGAGTGA
- the LOC115176537 gene encoding aryl hydrocarbon receptor nuclear translocator isoform X1: protein MLFNPDMDSSNPDIPDDSLGLGAGGAQASSSAVVPKGSNKRRAAPDFDDDDDDDDGSKLFRCDDDGGGGDKERFARENHSEIERRRRNKMTAYITELSDMVPTCSALARKPDKLTILRMAVSHMKSLRGSGNTAADGTYKPSFLTDQELKHLILEAADGFLFVVSCESGRVVYVSDSLTPVLNQSQSDWLGSSLYDQLHPDDGDKLREQLSTAENNNTGRMLDLKTGTVKKEGQQSSVRMCMGARRSFICRMRCGSCPVEPMSMNRLNFLRSRNRNGLGPPKDGEPQYVVVHCTGYIKSWPPTGVNLTDEEADNIQGSRYCLVAIGRLQVTSCPSNTDINSISIPVEFISRHNCQGLFTFVDHRCMATVGYQPQELLGKNVLELAHPEDQGLLRDSFQQVVKLKGQVLSVMFRFLSKTRDWLWIRTSSFTFQNPFSEEIEYIICTNANVKTSTQDTLTPLSSSGVSLPPSLGESSPNFPPVSPSPGQVAARQLQQQQAELGGGGRDGLYEAGQVTLPQMPVQAVTAAGTDHSKTMDKAEMHPSMYPNPDQAKFLPSTSAPGVPIYPQDNNYTTANRSNDTYSRSVGMAPQMVQPSHSAGQMLAQMSRQNGAPPSNSSPLQGGAAVGWPGPAAGARPPFNNQQVVPQAGKALSPQFAMGSFVGGSSSSFGLMPTTAAPTPITGANYPNINPRASLNTNGYDGLGSGQQFPSRAAEAVWPQWQGQQQAQNRAEQHPHAQNNQPDIFPDVLAMLDQPANFNNDDFEIPIYPSFNE from the exons ATGTTATTCAACCCGGACATGGACTCTTCTAACCCAG acatACCAGATGACTCTCTGGGTTTGGGAGCCGGTGGGGCCCAGGCAAGCAGCAGTGCTGTTGTGCCAAAAGGGTCCAATAAGAGGCGAGCTGC GCCAGActtcgatgatgatgatgatgatgatgatggaagcAAGCTCTTCAG GTGTGATGAcgacggaggaggaggagacaaagAGCGATTTGCCAG GGAGAACCACAGTGAGATTGAGCGGCGGCGGAGGAACAAGATGACTGCTTACATCACAGAGCTGTCGGACATGGTTCCCACCTGCAGCGCGTTGGCACGGAAACCAGATAAGCTGACCATCCTGCGCATGGCCGTGTCCCACATGAAGTCTCTGAGAGGGAGCGGCAACACTGCAGCAGACGGGACATACAAACCATCCTTCCTCACCGACCAG GAGCTGAAGCACCTGATCCTGGAAGCTGCTGATGGCTTCCTGTTTGTGGTGTCGTGTGAGAGTGGGCGGGTCGTCTACGTGTCAGACTCCCTGACCCCTGTTCTTAACCAATCACAGTCCGACTGGCTAGGCTCTTCACTCTACGACCAGCTCCACCCGGACGACGGAGACAAACTACGAGAGCAGCTCTCTACTGCAGAGAATAACAATACAG GGAGGATGTTAGACCTGAAGACAGGAACAGTTAAGAAGGAGGGACAGCAGTCCTCTGTCAGGATGTGTATGGGAGCCAGACGATCCTTCATATGTaggatgag atgtGGTTCGTGTCCAGTGGAGCCCATGTCTATGAACAGATTGAATTTCCTGCGGAGCAGGAACAG GAATGGTCTGGGCCCACCCAAGGATGGGGAGCCTCAGTATGTGGTGGTCCACTGCACTGGATACATCAAGTCCTGGCCCCCCacag GGGTGAATCTAACAGATGAAGAAGCAGACAATATTCAGGGGAGTCGCTACTGTCTAGTCGCCATCGGTAGACTTCAG GTGACCTCTTGCCCGAGCAACACAGACATAAACAGCATCAGCATTCCGGTGGAGTTCATCTCTCGTCACAACTGCCAGGGCCTCTTTACCTTCGTAGACCACCGCTGCATGGCCACAGTGGGCTACCAGCCTCAG gAACTGCTGGGTAAGAACGTCTTGGAGCTGGCCCACCCTGAGGACCAGGGTCTGCTGAGAGACAGCTTCCAGCAGGTGGTCAAGCTGAAGGGTCAGGTGCTGTCCGTCATGTTCCGCTTCCTGTCCAAGACCAGAGACTGGCTCTGGATCAGGACCAGCTCCTTCACCTTCCAGAACCCCTTCTCTGAGGAGATAGAGTACATCATCTGTACCAACGCCAACGTCAA AACCTCGACTCAGGACACCCTCACCCCCCTCTCGTCCTCGGGGGTGTCTTTGCCCCCCTCGCTGGGGGAGAGCAGTCCTAACTTCCCACCTGTGTCCCCCAGCCCAGGGCAGGTGGCTGCCAG GCAGTTGCAGCAGCAGCAAGCAGAgttggggggaggagggagagatggtctgtacGAGGCAGGACAGGTTACACTTCCACAG ATGCCTGTCCAGGCCGTGACCGCAGCTGGAACTGACCACAGTAAGACCATGGACAAGGCAGAGATGCACCCCTCCATGTACCCCAACCCAGACCAGGCCAAGTTCCTGCCCTCCACCTCTGCCCCCGGAGTACCCATCTACCCTCAGGACAACAACTACACCACTGCCAACCGCTCCAACGACACATACAGCAG GTCAGTAGGGATGGCCCCTCAGATGGTGCAGCCATCCCACTCCGCAGGCCAGATGCTGGCTCAGATGTCCCGTCAGAACGGGGCACCCCCCTCCAACAGCAGCCCCCTACAGGGAGGGGCAGCGGTGGGCTGGCCGGGGCCAGCAGCGGGGGCTAGACCCCCCTTCAACAACCAG CAGGTGGTGCCCCAGGCAGGGAAGGCCCTGTCTCCCCAGTTTGCCATGGGGAGTTTTGTGGGGGGCTCTTCCTCCTCATTTGGGTTGATGCCCACCACTGCCGCTCCGACCCCCATCACGGGGGCTAACTACCCAAATATCAACCCCCGCGCCAGCCTCAATACCAACGGATATG ATGGCTTGGGGTCGGGGCAGCAGTTCCCCTCCAGGGCAGCGGAGGCAGTGTGGCCCCAGTGGCAGGGCCAGCAGCaagctcagaacagggcagagcaGCACCCCCACGCACAGAACAACCAGCCTGACATCTTCCCT gaTGTTCTCGCCATGCTGGACCAGCCGGCCAACTTCAACAACGATGACTTTGAGATTCCCATCTACCCCTCTTTCAACGAGTGA
- the LOC115176537 gene encoding aryl hydrocarbon receptor nuclear translocator isoform X4 has protein sequence MLFNPDMDSSNPDIPDDSLGLGAGGAQASSSAVVPKGSNKRRAAPDFDDDDDDDDGSKLFRCDDDGGGGDKERFARENHSEIERRRRNKMTAYITELSDMVPTCSALARKPDKLTILRMAVSHMKSLRGSGNTAADGTYKPSFLTDQELKHLILEAADGFLFVVSCESGRVVYVSDSLTPVLNQSQSDWLGSSLYDQLHPDDGDKLREQLSTAENNNTGRMLDLKTGTVKKEGQQSSVRMCMGARRSFICRMRCGSCPVEPMSMNRLNFLRSRNRNGLGPPKDGEPQYVVVHCTGYIKSWPPTGVNLTDEEADNIQGSRYCLVAIGRLQVTSCPSNTDINSISIPVEFISRHNCQGLFTFVDHRCMATVGYQPQELLGKNVLELAHPEDQGLLRDSFQQVVKLKGQVLSVMFRFLSKTRDWLWIRTSSFTFQNPFSEEIEYIICTNANVKQLQQQQAELGGGGRDGLYEAGQVTLPQMPVQAVTAAGTDHSKTMDKAEMHPSMYPNPDQAKFLPSTSAPGVPIYPQDNNYTTANRSNDTYSRSVGMAPQMVQPSHSAGQMLAQMSRQNGAPPSNSSPLQGGAAVGWPGPAAGARPPFNNQQVVPQAGKALSPQFAMGSFVGGSSSSFGLMPTTAAPTPITGANYPNINPRASLNTNGYDGLGSGQQFPSRAAEAVWPQWQGQQQAQNRAEQHPHAQNNQPDIFPDVLAMLDQPANFNNDDFEIPIYPSFNE, from the exons ATGTTATTCAACCCGGACATGGACTCTTCTAACCCAG acatACCAGATGACTCTCTGGGTTTGGGAGCCGGTGGGGCCCAGGCAAGCAGCAGTGCTGTTGTGCCAAAAGGGTCCAATAAGAGGCGAGCTGC GCCAGActtcgatgatgatgatgatgatgatgatggaagcAAGCTCTTCAG GTGTGATGAcgacggaggaggaggagacaaagAGCGATTTGCCAG GGAGAACCACAGTGAGATTGAGCGGCGGCGGAGGAACAAGATGACTGCTTACATCACAGAGCTGTCGGACATGGTTCCCACCTGCAGCGCGTTGGCACGGAAACCAGATAAGCTGACCATCCTGCGCATGGCCGTGTCCCACATGAAGTCTCTGAGAGGGAGCGGCAACACTGCAGCAGACGGGACATACAAACCATCCTTCCTCACCGACCAG GAGCTGAAGCACCTGATCCTGGAAGCTGCTGATGGCTTCCTGTTTGTGGTGTCGTGTGAGAGTGGGCGGGTCGTCTACGTGTCAGACTCCCTGACCCCTGTTCTTAACCAATCACAGTCCGACTGGCTAGGCTCTTCACTCTACGACCAGCTCCACCCGGACGACGGAGACAAACTACGAGAGCAGCTCTCTACTGCAGAGAATAACAATACAG GGAGGATGTTAGACCTGAAGACAGGAACAGTTAAGAAGGAGGGACAGCAGTCCTCTGTCAGGATGTGTATGGGAGCCAGACGATCCTTCATATGTaggatgag atgtGGTTCGTGTCCAGTGGAGCCCATGTCTATGAACAGATTGAATTTCCTGCGGAGCAGGAACAG GAATGGTCTGGGCCCACCCAAGGATGGGGAGCCTCAGTATGTGGTGGTCCACTGCACTGGATACATCAAGTCCTGGCCCCCCacag GGGTGAATCTAACAGATGAAGAAGCAGACAATATTCAGGGGAGTCGCTACTGTCTAGTCGCCATCGGTAGACTTCAG GTGACCTCTTGCCCGAGCAACACAGACATAAACAGCATCAGCATTCCGGTGGAGTTCATCTCTCGTCACAACTGCCAGGGCCTCTTTACCTTCGTAGACCACCGCTGCATGGCCACAGTGGGCTACCAGCCTCAG gAACTGCTGGGTAAGAACGTCTTGGAGCTGGCCCACCCTGAGGACCAGGGTCTGCTGAGAGACAGCTTCCAGCAGGTGGTCAAGCTGAAGGGTCAGGTGCTGTCCGTCATGTTCCGCTTCCTGTCCAAGACCAGAGACTGGCTCTGGATCAGGACCAGCTCCTTCACCTTCCAGAACCCCTTCTCTGAGGAGATAGAGTACATCATCTGTACCAACGCCAACGTCAA GCAGTTGCAGCAGCAGCAAGCAGAgttggggggaggagggagagatggtctgtacGAGGCAGGACAGGTTACACTTCCACAG ATGCCTGTCCAGGCCGTGACCGCAGCTGGAACTGACCACAGTAAGACCATGGACAAGGCAGAGATGCACCCCTCCATGTACCCCAACCCAGACCAGGCCAAGTTCCTGCCCTCCACCTCTGCCCCCGGAGTACCCATCTACCCTCAGGACAACAACTACACCACTGCCAACCGCTCCAACGACACATACAGCAG GTCAGTAGGGATGGCCCCTCAGATGGTGCAGCCATCCCACTCCGCAGGCCAGATGCTGGCTCAGATGTCCCGTCAGAACGGGGCACCCCCCTCCAACAGCAGCCCCCTACAGGGAGGGGCAGCGGTGGGCTGGCCGGGGCCAGCAGCGGGGGCTAGACCCCCCTTCAACAACCAG CAGGTGGTGCCCCAGGCAGGGAAGGCCCTGTCTCCCCAGTTTGCCATGGGGAGTTTTGTGGGGGGCTCTTCCTCCTCATTTGGGTTGATGCCCACCACTGCCGCTCCGACCCCCATCACGGGGGCTAACTACCCAAATATCAACCCCCGCGCCAGCCTCAATACCAACGGATATG ATGGCTTGGGGTCGGGGCAGCAGTTCCCCTCCAGGGCAGCGGAGGCAGTGTGGCCCCAGTGGCAGGGCCAGCAGCaagctcagaacagggcagagcaGCACCCCCACGCACAGAACAACCAGCCTGACATCTTCCCT gaTGTTCTCGCCATGCTGGACCAGCCGGCCAACTTCAACAACGATGACTTTGAGATTCCCATCTACCCCTCTTTCAACGAGTGA
- the LOC115176537 gene encoding aryl hydrocarbon receptor nuclear translocator isoform X2 gives MLFNPDMDSSNPDIPDDSLGLGAGGAQASSSAVVPKGSNKRRAAPDFDDDDDDDDGSKLFRCDDDGGGGDKERFARENHSEIERRRRNKMTAYITELSDMVPTCSALARKPDKLTILRMAVSHMKSLRGSGNTAADGTYKPSFLTDQELKHLILEAADGFLFVVSCESGRVVYVSDSLTPVLNQSQSDWLGSSLYDQLHPDDGDKLREQLSTAENNNTGRMLDLKTGTVKKEGQQSSVRMCMGARRSFICRMRCGSCPVEPMSMNRLNFLRSRNRNGLGPPKDGEPQYVVVHCTGYIKSWPPTGVNLTDEEADNIQGSRYCLVAIGRLQVTSCPSNTDINSISIPVEFISRHNCQGLFTFVDHRCMATVGYQPQELLGKNVLELAHPEDQGLLRDSFQQVVKLKGQVLSVMFRFLSKTRDWLWIRTSSFTFQNPFSEEIEYIICTNANVKTSTQDTLTPLSSSGVSLPPSLGESSPNFPPVSPSPGQVAARQLQQQQAELGGGGRDGLYEAGQVTLPQMPVQAVTAAGTDHSKTMDKAEMHPSMYPNPDQAKFLPSTSAPGVPIYPQDNNYTTANRSNDTYSRSVGMAPQMVQPSHSAGQMLAQMSRQNGAPPSNSSPLQGGAAVGWPGPAAGARPPFNNQVVPQAGKALSPQFAMGSFVGGSSSSFGLMPTTAAPTPITGANYPNINPRASLNTNGYDGLGSGQQFPSRAAEAVWPQWQGQQQAQNRAEQHPHAQNNQPDIFPDVLAMLDQPANFNNDDFEIPIYPSFNE, from the exons ATGTTATTCAACCCGGACATGGACTCTTCTAACCCAG acatACCAGATGACTCTCTGGGTTTGGGAGCCGGTGGGGCCCAGGCAAGCAGCAGTGCTGTTGTGCCAAAAGGGTCCAATAAGAGGCGAGCTGC GCCAGActtcgatgatgatgatgatgatgatgatggaagcAAGCTCTTCAG GTGTGATGAcgacggaggaggaggagacaaagAGCGATTTGCCAG GGAGAACCACAGTGAGATTGAGCGGCGGCGGAGGAACAAGATGACTGCTTACATCACAGAGCTGTCGGACATGGTTCCCACCTGCAGCGCGTTGGCACGGAAACCAGATAAGCTGACCATCCTGCGCATGGCCGTGTCCCACATGAAGTCTCTGAGAGGGAGCGGCAACACTGCAGCAGACGGGACATACAAACCATCCTTCCTCACCGACCAG GAGCTGAAGCACCTGATCCTGGAAGCTGCTGATGGCTTCCTGTTTGTGGTGTCGTGTGAGAGTGGGCGGGTCGTCTACGTGTCAGACTCCCTGACCCCTGTTCTTAACCAATCACAGTCCGACTGGCTAGGCTCTTCACTCTACGACCAGCTCCACCCGGACGACGGAGACAAACTACGAGAGCAGCTCTCTACTGCAGAGAATAACAATACAG GGAGGATGTTAGACCTGAAGACAGGAACAGTTAAGAAGGAGGGACAGCAGTCCTCTGTCAGGATGTGTATGGGAGCCAGACGATCCTTCATATGTaggatgag atgtGGTTCGTGTCCAGTGGAGCCCATGTCTATGAACAGATTGAATTTCCTGCGGAGCAGGAACAG GAATGGTCTGGGCCCACCCAAGGATGGGGAGCCTCAGTATGTGGTGGTCCACTGCACTGGATACATCAAGTCCTGGCCCCCCacag GGGTGAATCTAACAGATGAAGAAGCAGACAATATTCAGGGGAGTCGCTACTGTCTAGTCGCCATCGGTAGACTTCAG GTGACCTCTTGCCCGAGCAACACAGACATAAACAGCATCAGCATTCCGGTGGAGTTCATCTCTCGTCACAACTGCCAGGGCCTCTTTACCTTCGTAGACCACCGCTGCATGGCCACAGTGGGCTACCAGCCTCAG gAACTGCTGGGTAAGAACGTCTTGGAGCTGGCCCACCCTGAGGACCAGGGTCTGCTGAGAGACAGCTTCCAGCAGGTGGTCAAGCTGAAGGGTCAGGTGCTGTCCGTCATGTTCCGCTTCCTGTCCAAGACCAGAGACTGGCTCTGGATCAGGACCAGCTCCTTCACCTTCCAGAACCCCTTCTCTGAGGAGATAGAGTACATCATCTGTACCAACGCCAACGTCAA AACCTCGACTCAGGACACCCTCACCCCCCTCTCGTCCTCGGGGGTGTCTTTGCCCCCCTCGCTGGGGGAGAGCAGTCCTAACTTCCCACCTGTGTCCCCCAGCCCAGGGCAGGTGGCTGCCAG GCAGTTGCAGCAGCAGCAAGCAGAgttggggggaggagggagagatggtctgtacGAGGCAGGACAGGTTACACTTCCACAG ATGCCTGTCCAGGCCGTGACCGCAGCTGGAACTGACCACAGTAAGACCATGGACAAGGCAGAGATGCACCCCTCCATGTACCCCAACCCAGACCAGGCCAAGTTCCTGCCCTCCACCTCTGCCCCCGGAGTACCCATCTACCCTCAGGACAACAACTACACCACTGCCAACCGCTCCAACGACACATACAGCAG GTCAGTAGGGATGGCCCCTCAGATGGTGCAGCCATCCCACTCCGCAGGCCAGATGCTGGCTCAGATGTCCCGTCAGAACGGGGCACCCCCCTCCAACAGCAGCCCCCTACAGGGAGGGGCAGCGGTGGGCTGGCCGGGGCCAGCAGCGGGGGCTAGACCCCCCTTCAACAACCAG GTGGTGCCCCAGGCAGGGAAGGCCCTGTCTCCCCAGTTTGCCATGGGGAGTTTTGTGGGGGGCTCTTCCTCCTCATTTGGGTTGATGCCCACCACTGCCGCTCCGACCCCCATCACGGGGGCTAACTACCCAAATATCAACCCCCGCGCCAGCCTCAATACCAACGGATATG ATGGCTTGGGGTCGGGGCAGCAGTTCCCCTCCAGGGCAGCGGAGGCAGTGTGGCCCCAGTGGCAGGGCCAGCAGCaagctcagaacagggcagagcaGCACCCCCACGCACAGAACAACCAGCCTGACATCTTCCCT gaTGTTCTCGCCATGCTGGACCAGCCGGCCAACTTCAACAACGATGACTTTGAGATTCCCATCTACCCCTCTTTCAACGAGTGA